One segment of Pseudomonas sp. FP2196 DNA contains the following:
- a CDS encoding SulP family inorganic anion transporter, with product MKPIRLRADVLAGLTTSFALLPECIAFALVAHLNPLMGLYGAFIICTLTALFGGRPGMVSGAAGSMAVVIVALVVQHGVQYLLATVLLGGLIMMAFGLLRLGKLVRMVPHPVMLGFVNGLAIIIALAQLEHFKNGEHWLSGTPLYLMTGLVLLTMAIVYILPRLTRSVPPALVAILGVGLLVYLFGLPTRTLGDMAHIAGGLPTFALPDIPWSLQTLGIIAPYAILMALVGLLETLLTLNLTDEITETRGYPDRECVALGAANMVSGAFGGMGGCAMIGQTVINLSSGGRGRLSGVVAGVLILLFILFLSPLIERIPLAALVGVMFVVSQQTFAWASLRVMNKVPLNDVLVIIAVTTITVFTDLATAVLCGIIIAALNFAWQQARELYADEHLEADGSKLYRLHGTLFFASTTQFLNQFDPANDPARVTLDCRHLSFVDYSAIAALKTLRERYEKAGKHLQVFHLSERCKKLLKRAGVDHD from the coding sequence ATGAAACCGATTCGTCTGCGCGCCGATGTCCTGGCCGGACTCACCACCTCGTTTGCCCTGTTGCCCGAATGCATTGCGTTTGCACTGGTGGCCCACCTCAACCCGCTGATGGGCCTGTACGGCGCTTTCATCATTTGTACGCTGACCGCGTTGTTCGGCGGTCGGCCGGGGATGGTCTCCGGCGCGGCGGGCTCGATGGCGGTGGTGATCGTCGCGTTGGTGGTGCAACACGGCGTGCAATATCTGCTGGCGACGGTGTTGCTCGGCGGCTTGATCATGATGGCGTTCGGGCTGTTGCGTCTGGGCAAACTGGTGCGCATGGTGCCGCACCCGGTAATGCTCGGCTTCGTCAACGGCCTGGCGATCATCATTGCGCTGGCGCAACTGGAGCATTTCAAGAACGGTGAACACTGGCTCAGCGGCACGCCGCTGTACCTCATGACCGGGCTGGTGTTGCTGACCATGGCCATCGTCTACATCCTGCCGCGCCTGACCCGCTCGGTGCCGCCAGCATTGGTGGCGATTCTAGGCGTGGGCCTGCTGGTCTACCTGTTCGGCCTGCCGACCCGCACTCTTGGCGACATGGCGCACATTGCCGGTGGTCTGCCGACTTTCGCGCTGCCGGACATCCCGTGGAGCCTGCAAACCCTCGGCATCATCGCTCCGTATGCCATCCTGATGGCGCTGGTCGGTCTGCTGGAAACCCTGCTGACCCTCAACCTCACCGACGAAATCACCGAAACCCGTGGCTACCCGGATCGCGAGTGCGTGGCGCTCGGCGCGGCAAACATGGTCTCGGGTGCATTCGGTGGGATGGGCGGTTGCGCGATGATCGGTCAGACCGTCATCAACCTGAGTTCCGGCGGCCGCGGGCGTCTGTCCGGGGTGGTGGCGGGCGTGCTGATTTTGCTTTTCATCTTGTTTCTGTCACCGCTGATCGAGCGGATTCCGCTGGCGGCGCTGGTGGGCGTGATGTTTGTAGTGTCGCAGCAGACCTTTGCCTGGGCCTCGTTGCGCGTGATGAACAAAGTGCCGCTCAACGATGTGCTGGTGATCATCGCTGTGACCACCATCACCGTGTTCACTGATCTGGCCACCGCTGTGCTGTGCGGCATCATCATCGCCGCGCTGAATTTTGCCTGGCAACAGGCGCGTGAACTGTATGCCGATGAGCATCTGGAAGCCGATGGCAGCAAACTCTATCGCCTGCACGGCACGTTGTTCTTCGCCTCGACCACGCAATTTCTGAATCAGTTCGACCCGGCCAATGACCCGGCGCGGGTGACATTGGATTGCCGGCATCTGAGCTTTGTCGATTATTCGGCGATTGCCGCGCTGAAAACCTTGCGTGAACGCTATGAGAAGGCTGGCAAGCATTTGCAGGTGTTTCATCTGTCGGAACGTTGCAAGAAATTGCTCAAGCGCGCGGGCGTTGATCACGACTGA